From Paenibacillus sp. GP183, one genomic window encodes:
- a CDS encoding sensor histidine kinase: MVQRKQFEWVDWSLFAIFIGSFAVNVLFMATSPKEFEHTTTQFLLGAFTAAFAFPMIFWRPNYVNPVWFPVAVLLSIGSVQLYLTWLTQVSYGILYCPLIVVGYLSDRKNAWWTAPVFILGFPIASFFLIHGGPTLIGFVFSIVNGTLFFGIGLGIQRFQNTIDKSKKLLQENQYQYQLIHQQNKVLEQYANQIEYQTLVEERNRMARELHDTVGHTFTSVIMGMDAVSYLIEASPQKALERLDILRHVTRNGLEEVRRTIHQMAPVGDDLLLSLQLAGLVNEFALHTGTKVHVETRGTEYDLPKQTKLTFIRCLQEALTNAKRHGSASTVHVVLIFQANRVELSIEDDGEGTNEFKAGFGITSMQERISALQGMLHVKSASGRGTTVVCSIPTRLEAYREA, translated from the coding sequence ATGGTCCAAAGAAAACAATTTGAATGGGTAGACTGGTCATTATTTGCTATCTTTATTGGTTCGTTTGCCGTTAATGTTCTTTTTATGGCAACTTCACCAAAGGAGTTTGAGCATACCACCACACAGTTTTTACTCGGGGCTTTCACTGCAGCCTTCGCTTTCCCGATGATTTTTTGGCGGCCGAATTATGTGAATCCTGTATGGTTTCCGGTTGCAGTCCTGCTTTCCATTGGCTCTGTTCAGCTTTATTTGACTTGGCTTACCCAGGTGAGCTACGGTATCCTATATTGTCCCTTGATTGTTGTCGGATACTTGTCCGACCGTAAGAATGCCTGGTGGACAGCTCCAGTCTTCATCTTGGGCTTTCCGATTGCTTCCTTTTTTCTGATTCACGGTGGACCTACACTGATAGGCTTTGTCTTCAGCATCGTCAACGGGACGCTTTTCTTCGGGATCGGGCTTGGAATACAACGATTCCAAAATACGATCGACAAGTCGAAAAAGCTGCTTCAAGAAAATCAGTACCAATATCAGCTTATCCACCAGCAAAATAAAGTATTGGAGCAGTATGCGAATCAAATTGAATACCAGACTCTCGTGGAAGAGCGGAATCGAATGGCTCGTGAGCTTCATGATACCGTAGGGCATACTTTTACCTCCGTCATTATGGGGATGGACGCAGTCTCCTATTTAATTGAAGCCTCTCCGCAAAAAGCGTTGGAAAGGCTGGATATTCTTCGTCATGTAACACGCAATGGTTTGGAAGAGGTGCGGCGCACCATTCATCAGATGGCTCCCGTAGGTGACGATTTGCTGCTCTCCTTGCAGCTGGCCGGACTGGTCAATGAGTTTGCTTTACATACGGGAACAAAAGTACATGTGGAGACGAGAGGAACCGAATATGATCTGCCCAAGCAGACGAAGCTTACTTTTATCCGCTGTTTGCAAGAGGCCCTCACCAATGCCAAGCGGCATGGCAGCGCTTCTACCGTTCATGTGGTGCTGATCTTCCAAGCCAACCGGGTTGAACTCAGCATCGAAGATGACGGAGAGGGAACTAATGAATTTAAAGCAGGCTTTGGCATCACCTCCATGCAAGAGAGGATTTCCGCATTACAAGGCATGCTTCATGTGAAATCCGCATCAGGGAGAGGAACGACCGTGGTGTGCTCAATTCCAACTCGTCTTGAGGCATACCGTGAGGCATAA
- a CDS encoding HAD family hydrolase: MKEQTILFDLDDTLIHCNKYFDYVIEQFAQIMASWFKDFDLKAEDIKQKQLEIDLIGVNLHGFLANRFPESFVETYRWFSSHYKRLMMQKEEDLLLQLGHTVYEFTAEPYPQMTETLDILAGSGHQLYLYTGGDASIQMKKVQDTGLDAYFQDRIFITVHKDNEFMESLLRTHTFDRNRTWMVGNSIRTDVLPALHAGIHSIYIPAPVEWQYNVVDIDIAPKGAFYQLPSLQEVPDAIGDYIQKKASSL; this comes from the coding sequence ATGAAAGAACAGACGATCCTTTTTGATCTGGACGATACCTTGATTCACTGCAACAAATATTTTGATTATGTCATCGAACAATTTGCGCAGATTATGGCCTCTTGGTTTAAAGATTTCGACCTTAAAGCCGAAGACATCAAGCAAAAGCAGCTCGAAATTGACCTGATAGGCGTCAACCTTCATGGCTTTTTGGCCAATCGATTTCCGGAATCCTTCGTTGAGACCTACCGCTGGTTCTCGTCGCATTACAAACGCCTCATGATGCAGAAAGAAGAAGATCTGCTGCTGCAGCTCGGCCATACCGTATACGAATTTACAGCAGAGCCTTACCCCCAAATGACTGAAACCCTGGATATTCTGGCGGGGTCCGGACATCAATTGTATCTTTACACAGGCGGAGACGCATCGATTCAGATGAAGAAGGTTCAGGACACCGGGTTGGACGCCTACTTTCAGGATCGCATCTTCATCACCGTGCACAAAGACAACGAGTTCATGGAGTCCCTTTTGCGCACTCACACTTTTGACCGCAACCGCACATGGATGGTCGGCAATTCCATTCGTACCGATGTGCTTCCCGCGCTGCATGCCGGCATTCATTCCATCTACATTCCCGCCCCAGTAGAGTGGCAGTATAATGTGGTAGATATTGACATCGCACCCAAAGGCGCCTTTTACCAGCTGCCTTCCCTGCAGGAAGTACCTGACGCGATTGGCGATTATATACAGAAAAAAGCGAGCTCCCTTTAA
- a CDS encoding ABC transporter ATP-binding protein — protein sequence MSSSKITPIVQIREITKRIGSKTIIDKLSFDVPPGEVFGFLGPNGAGKTTTIRMMVGLMSITSGDIWIGGNSIRTDFEKAIRHVGAIVENPEMYKFLTGYQNLVHYARMIPGVTKERIEEVVSLVMMENRIDDKVKTYSLGMRQRLGIAQALLHKPSVLILDEPTNGLDPAGIRELRDHLRKLTREDGISVIVSSHLLSEMELMCDRVAIIQNGKLIDVRLIKEYGEDGMAEVMFEVDQAQTAKEHLDKMMQELNIAVQGNRILLLLEKEQIAEVNKLLVQAGIKVYSIQATSKTLEDKFLEMTGSDQIA from the coding sequence ATGTCCAGCTCAAAGATAACACCGATCGTTCAAATCCGGGAAATAACCAAACGAATCGGCAGTAAAACGATTATTGACAAGCTTAGCTTCGATGTGCCGCCCGGAGAAGTATTCGGATTTCTGGGTCCCAATGGTGCAGGAAAGACCACGACCATTCGCATGATGGTTGGCCTTATGTCGATAACCTCCGGTGATATATGGATTGGAGGGAACTCCATCCGCACAGATTTTGAAAAAGCCATCCGCCATGTAGGGGCAATCGTTGAAAATCCGGAGATGTACAAATTTCTCACAGGATATCAAAATTTAGTCCATTATGCACGGATGATTCCAGGCGTTACCAAAGAACGAATAGAAGAAGTAGTTTCCCTGGTCATGATGGAAAATCGAATCGATGACAAAGTCAAAACCTATTCGCTCGGCATGCGCCAGAGGCTCGGAATTGCGCAGGCCTTGCTCCACAAGCCCTCTGTGCTGATTCTGGACGAACCTACCAATGGGTTGGATCCGGCAGGAATTCGAGAACTGAGGGATCACCTTCGGAAGCTGACTCGCGAGGATGGGATTTCCGTCATTGTATCCAGTCACCTGCTTTCCGAGATGGAGCTTATGTGCGACAGGGTGGCGATCATTCAAAACGGCAAGCTCATCGACGTGCGCCTGATCAAGGAATATGGGGAAGACGGGATGGCAGAAGTGATGTTTGAGGTTGATCAGGCACAGACGGCGAAAGAGCATTTGGATAAAATGATGCAGGAACTGAACATAGCCGTTCAAGGGAACCGCATCCTGCTCCTACTGGAAAAGGAACAAATCGCAGAAGTGAATAAGCTTTTGGTTCAGGCAGGCATCAAGGTTTACAGCATTCAAGCGACTTCGAAAACACTCGAGGACAAATTCCTGGAAATGACGGGAAGTGATCAAATTGCTTAA
- a CDS encoding DUF2705 family protein — MIKLLNLVKNENMKVYRRLRTWILLLLLVAFCCMVSILGHYDRGNNSKADWKSNYQQSIQENQKQLQDPNLPRTARAEIEKALKLDQYSLEHNIPSMQTTLWGGVMNAANLVQIITLFTVIICGDMVAGEFTWGTIKLLLIRPASRSKILLSKYISTLLFALVLLLTLFISAVLVNGILNGFHDIGMPFLSVDSSGTVHESNLVFHVFTTYAYKLVELVMVVTLAFMISTVFRSASLAIGISIFIMFAGQVIAMLLMRYSWGKYFLFANTDLTQYLEGQPLRDGMSMGFSITVLIVYFVIFNVLSWSIFKKRDVAA; from the coding sequence GTGATCAAATTGCTTAATCTTGTGAAAAATGAAAATATGAAAGTGTACCGCAGATTGCGAACCTGGATTTTATTGCTGCTGCTCGTTGCTTTTTGCTGCATGGTATCCATTTTGGGCCATTATGACAGGGGAAATAACAGCAAGGCCGATTGGAAATCGAATTACCAGCAATCCATTCAAGAAAACCAAAAACAATTGCAGGATCCGAACTTGCCGAGAACAGCCAGGGCAGAAATCGAAAAAGCCCTCAAGCTAGACCAATACTCGCTTGAGCACAACATTCCCTCGATGCAAACTACACTTTGGGGCGGAGTGATGAACGCGGCCAATCTGGTGCAAATTATAACTCTTTTCACAGTCATCATTTGCGGTGATATGGTTGCTGGAGAGTTCACTTGGGGTACGATTAAGCTTCTCTTGATACGCCCGGCCAGCAGGAGCAAAATTTTGCTGTCGAAGTATATAAGCACTCTGCTCTTTGCGCTTGTGTTACTTCTCACTTTATTTATAAGCGCCGTACTTGTGAATGGAATTTTAAATGGATTTCATGATATAGGCATGCCTTTCTTGAGTGTCGATTCAAGCGGTACGGTTCATGAAAGCAATTTGGTGTTCCATGTGTTTACTACTTATGCCTATAAGCTGGTTGAGCTTGTGATGGTTGTAACTCTTGCCTTCATGATCTCTACCGTTTTCAGAAGTGCTTCATTGGCCATTGGGATCAGTATCTTTATCATGTTTGCAGGACAAGTGATCGCCATGCTGCTAATGCGCTACAGCTGGGGCAAATATTTTCTGTTTGCCAACACGGATCTAACGCAATATCTGGAAGGTCAACCGCTTCGGGATGGCATGTCCATGGGATTCTCTATCACCGTGCTTATCGTTTACTTCGTTATCTTTAATGTTCTTTCCTGGAGCATTTTCAAGAAACGTGATGTAGCCGCATAA
- a CDS encoding polymer-forming cytoskeletal protein, protein MFKKKDSPINPNTTDTLIGEGSVFEGRIRSEASIRIEGHITGDIECAGDVIVGEKGVVKSNISARDIIIGGSVHGNMVTKGKLTITSTGLLHGNTNAASFIIEEGAVFQGSSKMEPKTANSGSSSHDTESGNGNKPFSAPGGYNGNSVAL, encoded by the coding sequence ATGTTTAAGAAAAAAGATTCACCTATTAATCCGAATACGACAGACACCTTGATCGGTGAAGGCTCAGTATTCGAAGGTCGCATACGCTCCGAAGCAAGCATTCGTATAGAAGGCCATATCACCGGAGACATTGAATGCGCCGGAGATGTCATTGTTGGCGAGAAGGGCGTTGTCAAATCGAATATTTCGGCCAGAGATATCATTATTGGTGGCAGCGTTCATGGTAATATGGTGACCAAGGGGAAGCTGACCATCACCTCCACTGGCTTGCTTCATGGCAACACAAACGCCGCTTCATTTATTATCGAGGAAGGTGCAGTCTTCCAAGGCAGCAGCAAAATGGAGCCGAAAACCGCCAATAGCGGATCTTCTTCCCATGACACTGAGTCAGGCAATGGTAACAAGCCCTTTTCCGCTCCTGGAGGCTATAACGGAAATTCTGTCGCGCTTTAA
- a CDS encoding M23 family metallopeptidase, which translates to MNLKWTKKKLTVVVIPDVNQAVVRLRIPNFLPYAAAVLLIALISISLTMSYLHMHSLSTAYELKSELALINNERNETVNSKEQAIRELQNEVITLAKQAEQMKTKVAEMKTFESDLKSIAQIDSPAQGGKETPAPKGASTAAAIGEGGSLIPVTQDEILKLGQQTEVDMATLGKEIEVLRSNLTVTKQKVEEKQSLLRGTPTIWPTTTTTVTSNFGYRRDPFTQNPSFHSGIDFGARENDPVYAAADGTILTTGSDSAHGNNIVIQHPGSIRTWYMHLNKINVHVGDNVSKGQTIGLVGSTGRSTGPHLHYEVIKNGTSIDPTPYLQSLRKDDR; encoded by the coding sequence ATGAATCTGAAGTGGACTAAAAAGAAGCTGACAGTCGTAGTTATCCCTGATGTCAACCAAGCTGTTGTCAGACTTCGCATTCCGAATTTCTTGCCCTACGCTGCCGCCGTCTTGCTAATAGCTTTGATCTCCATTTCTTTAACGATGTCTTACTTACATATGCATTCCCTGAGCACCGCCTACGAATTAAAGTCTGAGCTTGCTCTGATCAACAATGAACGAAACGAAACCGTAAACTCCAAGGAGCAAGCCATTAGAGAGCTGCAAAATGAAGTGATTACGCTCGCCAAACAAGCGGAACAAATGAAGACCAAGGTCGCAGAGATGAAAACGTTCGAAAGCGATTTGAAATCCATCGCCCAAATTGACAGTCCAGCTCAAGGGGGCAAGGAAACACCCGCGCCCAAGGGTGCATCCACAGCTGCGGCTATAGGTGAGGGCGGGAGCTTGATTCCGGTCACACAAGATGAGATCCTGAAGCTTGGCCAACAAACAGAGGTGGACATGGCAACACTTGGCAAAGAGATCGAAGTGCTGCGTTCGAACCTCACGGTAACCAAGCAAAAGGTTGAAGAAAAGCAAAGCTTGCTTCGGGGTACCCCGACCATTTGGCCAACGACTACAACAACCGTAACCTCCAATTTCGGCTATCGAAGGGATCCGTTCACCCAAAATCCGAGCTTTCACTCCGGTATCGATTTTGGCGCCAGAGAGAATGATCCTGTCTACGCCGCTGCGGATGGAACCATCCTCACAACAGGCTCAGACAGCGCCCATGGCAATAACATTGTGATCCAACATCCTGGCAGCATCCGTACATGGTATATGCATTTGAATAAAATCAATGTTCATGTTGGCGACAACGTAAGCAAGGGACAAACAATTGGCCTTGTTGGCTCTACAGGAAGAAGCACAGGACCACATCTTCATTATGAAGTTATCAAAAATGGAACCAGTATAGATCCGACTCCCTATTTACAATCACTCAGAAAGGATGATCGATAA